The genomic stretch ATCGCACGGGTAATTGAGCATCAATGAGAAATTTCATGCGAGAACCTTGTGGATGCTCTTTACTTGGCTAAGTTTTGTGGCATAGGCGAGGACTGCAAAAATATCATCTTGCTCTAGATCGTCATAGTCTTCTAGGATTTCTTCGGTGGTCATGCCTGAACTGAGGAGTTCTAAGATCATCTCAACGGGATAGCGCAGACCTCTGATGCAGGGTTTACCATGACAGATATTCCAGTCTAAGGTGATGCGTTGTAGTAGCATATCTAGAGATTTCTTGTTGAATCAGTTAAAACGATTTTACTCTGGTTACATAGAAAGAGATTTTTCAAATTCTTGTTTTTTACTAGAGATTAAAGAACGTAGGCAATCGCCTTTTTCCTGTTGTTTCCTCTCCTCAGGTTGATTATAGATAATTTTAGGAAACAAATGTTAGTATAAATATTAGCTAAAATTAAGCCATAACGTTTCCAGATATGCCGCTAAGTTGGAATGAGATTAAGCAAAGGGTAATCGCCTTGAGTCATAGCAGGAGGAAGAGGCAAATGCTTGGACAAGGGAGTTTTTAATTCCATCAGAGTATGATGCAGATTTATCTACACTGAGATCGCGTGACGATGTAATTGGTTTTGCTGAGAGGCTTGGGATTCACGCTGGGATTGTAGTTGGACGACTACAGTATGACAAAATTATTGAGCATAATAGTAAGTTGAATGCTTTAAAAGTAAGCCTCAATCCTAAAAATCAAAAATTTTCCTATTTCAAAATTTTAACCACTCTTGATTTCAGTACTTCCAAAATCCATATTTAACGGAAACATTGATATGTATAACTTGACTGACTCTCAAAAAAAATTTGTAAAGTGGTTAGTTCAAAATGTTAGAGAGAAAAAACTAGATGAGGAATTTCATATACAATGGTCTTTCACCCCTTTCGATGAGTTGATACCAATTTGCCTATCGAATTATAGGGGAACAGATCAAGAATTGCAGAATATAGATATATCGAAGGGCTGTATAAATGCCTTAGCTATGCATAAGTTACTTCTTTATCAAGTCCTCCAATCAGATCAAGATGGATCTTATATAAATGGTGAAATAAAACTTCCTCGCCCCGAAATTTGGAATTGTACTTTAACAAGCGATATTTACAAAGCTGTAGATAATGATTTCGAGAATCCAGAACTACCAAAATCACCAAGGCATAAGCAAAATCCTTGGACATCAGGCTCATTTTATTTGTTTGCTCTTGTTGTTGTCTCAGCATCATTTGCTGTCATAAGTGCTTATATACCTTGGTACATTATTCCTATTCTTCTCATAGCTGCAATTATAGCTTTAGGAGTCATTGGTGCGTTTCAACTTCGGATGGATGGAGAACTAAATGAATCAAACTTCCTAACTCTCATGATTGAGACTTATAAACGCTTGCCATTGTTGGTTCAATACAAAACTAAACCACCCATCGAAAAGTAATTTAAAAACTGCAAAATCATGCAAACACTAACTAAAATCGAAGAAACATTAATCGCAGTTATCAAAACTTTACCACCTGAAAAACAGCAAGCACTATTAGAGTTTGCTGAGTTTTTGCAAGCCAAAACATCGTCTAAAGCCTCAAGCAAAAGTATCAAAGGCTTATGGGCAAATACAGATATTAACCTCACCGAAGAAGAACTCGCCACAACCAGAAAAGAAATGTGGGTAGACTTTCCCAAAGATATTGCAATCTAAAACTTATCCAATATTCAGACAATTTGGTAGCTTTAAAAACAGGTGTGTTTAAACAATCGTCTGATATGGCGATCGCCTCTAATTCAATAATGATATCTACATTGCAAAAATTTAATGTAATTTTGCTCAACTAGATAGACCAATCGATGCTCTTGAGTAATACGGCGCGACCAAATACCAGAGCCAAGATATTTCAAGGGTTCAGGCTTCCCAATTCCGTTAAAAGGATCGCACATAACTGCATCAACTAAATCCATTACTCGCAAAGCTACCTTACGATCAACAGAAATCCAATGGGTTAAATCTGTACGAAAATCTTGATCGAAAATAGATTCTCTACTTAATGGAGCATTACTCTTTGACAAGTCCTAACTCCCTGCGTAAATCAACAGGTGTTTGAGAAATTTCTGCATTTGTTCTAGCGCGACTAATAGCATTTAACAAACGTTCCGCATTTTTAGGAGATCGCAAAAGATGCATAGTTTCTAACAAGCTTTCTAACTCATCAGCAGCAATCAAGGCAACATTCTCACCACTTTGACTTTTGATGTAGATAATCTCGCGATCATTAACAACGCGATCGAGTAATAGATTTAAGTTTGGCGTTGTCTGTGCATAGCTAGTTTCAACAATCATAATGACTTCCTGAAATCTTATTAAGATTATAGTCGGTTCCTTAAAAACTAAGGCATAAAGCTTTAAAAGCAGATGTAATTAAACAATCGACTGATATGGAGACTGTCAAGTAAAATGTGTAAAGTCTAGAAGCTAGACGTGGAGACGATCCTCGAAGAGGATGGCAAAGCGATTAAGAGCAGGTTTCCAATCACGAATCGGCATCGTCCACTTCTTCGAGATATTCCGCATTGCTAAATAAACGAGCTTGAAAGCAGCATCATCAGAGGGAAAAATCTGTTGGGATTTAATCACCTTCCGCAAACTACTGTTCATCGACTCAATCGCATTGGTGGTATAAATCGCCCTGCGAATCTCGGTCGGGAAAGCAAAGAAGGGGATAATGTTTGCCCAATGACTGCGCCAAGACTTGGAGATTGATGGATATTGCTTGTCCCACTTTTCAGCAAAGAGTTCGAGATTAAACTCAGCCTCCGATTCCGTCGCCGCGCTATAAATAGCCTTGAGGTCAGCACAAACTTGCTTGCGTTGTTGCCAAGGTACAAAAGCGACCGAGTTTCTGACCATGTGGACAATGCATAACTGCACCTGAGTTTTAGGAAATACCGTCTCAATCGCATTAGGGAAACCAGTCAAGCCATCGACACAGGCAATCAAAATATCTTTGACCCCACGGTTGTGAATTTCGGTGAGTACTGACAACCAGAATTTCGCACCTTCATTCGGAGAAATCCACATACCCAGTAATTCCTTGTACCCGTCCATATTCACGCCCAAGGCAAAGTACAAGGATTTGTTAATCACTCTGCCATTGTCTCGGACTTTGATGACTAGACAGTCCAGAAAGACGATTGGATAGACTGCGAGAGTGTAAAGTGAAGTGTGTAAAGTCTGGGATATATACAGAGAGATGATCTAGACACACAATTACCAACACTAAAACTGATGAATATACGCAAAGAATTGCTCGACGAATTGCTGCAAGAATGTAAAACACCACCTGACCTATTCGGAGAAGGAGGCATTCTGAAGCAACTGACGACCGCATTAGTGGAGCGAGCATTGGAAGCAGAACTATCCATGCATCTGGGCTACGGAAAACATGAACCAAGACCAGAAGGACAAACTAACAGTCGCAATGGCTATAGCCAGAAAAAAGTGCAAGGTGACTTTGGCGTAGCCGAAATCG from Pseudanabaena sp. Chao 1811 encodes the following:
- a CDS encoding type II toxin-antitoxin system Phd/YefM family antitoxin, with amino-acid sequence MIVETSYAQTTPNLNLLLDRVVNDREIIYIKSQSGENVALIAADELESLLETMHLLRSPKNAERLLNAISRARTNAEISQTPVDLRRELGLVKE
- a CDS encoding DUF2281 domain-containing protein, whose translation is MQTLTKIEETLIAVIKTLPPEKQQALLEFAEFLQAKTSSKASSKSIKGLWANTDINLTEEELATTRKEMWVDFPKDIAI
- a CDS encoding Txe/YoeB family addiction module toxin; this encodes MSKSNAPLSRESIFDQDFRTDLTHWISVDRKVALRVMDLVDAVMCDPFNGIGKPEPLKYLGSGIWSRRITQEHRLVYLVEQNYIKFLQCRYHY
- a CDS encoding DUF433 domain-containing protein, yielding MLLQRITLDWNICHGKPCIRGLRYPVEMILELLSSGMTTEEILEDYDDLEQDDIFAVLAYATKLSQVKSIHKVLA